One part of the Aliivibrio fischeri ATCC 7744 = JCM 18803 = DSM 507 genome encodes these proteins:
- the hisD gene encoding histidinol dehydrogenase, with product MKTLVWQSLSDSQQDTVLQRPAITEGANITAAVTSVINTVKQEGDVGILALTEKFDGVKPDSIRVSKSEIDAASDRLSEEMKTALKQAYSNISKFHQAQKPQRVKVETQPGVVCEQITMPVNKVGLYIPGGSAPLPSTVLMLGVPAQIAGCHKVVLCSPPPIADEILYVAKLCKIDEVYNIGGAQAVAAMAYGTESVSKVDKIFGPGNAYVTEAKRQVSNDFRGAAIDMPAGPSEVLVIADESADPDFIAADLLSQAEHGPDSQVVLVTPSPIIADQVADAVEKQLKELTRADIARQALGSSLLIVADSLTQCVSISNFYGPEHLIVQTKNPRELLPLLDNAGSIFLGDYSPESAGDYASGTNHVLPTYGYTRTYSSLGLADFSKRMTVQELTADGLKGLAPTVVTMAEAEGLDAHKRAVTIRIEKLAQLEVNKQEVNQ from the coding sequence ATGAAAACGTTAGTTTGGCAATCATTGAGTGATTCACAGCAAGATACGGTTTTACAGCGTCCCGCAATTACTGAAGGTGCGAATATTACCGCAGCAGTAACCAGTGTTATTAATACTGTAAAACAAGAGGGTGATGTCGGTATATTAGCCTTAACTGAAAAGTTTGATGGTGTGAAACCTGATTCGATTCGTGTATCTAAATCAGAAATTGATGCGGCAAGTGATCGTTTGTCTGAAGAAATGAAAACAGCACTTAAACAAGCTTACAGTAACATTTCTAAATTTCACCAAGCACAAAAACCACAACGAGTTAAAGTTGAAACACAGCCAGGTGTTGTATGTGAGCAAATCACTATGCCAGTAAATAAAGTGGGGCTGTATATTCCTGGCGGAAGCGCTCCGTTACCATCGACTGTATTAATGCTTGGTGTTCCTGCGCAAATTGCAGGTTGTCACAAAGTTGTTCTTTGTTCACCGCCTCCAATTGCTGATGAAATTTTGTATGTAGCGAAGCTGTGTAAGATTGATGAAGTTTATAATATCGGTGGTGCTCAAGCGGTAGCTGCAATGGCGTATGGTACAGAATCGGTTTCTAAAGTAGATAAGATCTTTGGGCCAGGTAATGCTTATGTAACTGAAGCAAAACGTCAAGTTTCGAATGATTTTCGTGGTGCAGCAATTGATATGCCTGCAGGGCCATCTGAAGTTTTAGTGATTGCTGATGAGAGCGCAGATCCAGACTTTATTGCAGCGGATCTTCTTAGCCAAGCAGAGCATGGTCCTGATTCACAAGTAGTGTTAGTCACTCCATCGCCAATCATTGCAGATCAAGTCGCTGATGCGGTTGAGAAACAATTGAAAGAATTGACTCGTGCTGACATTGCTCGCCAAGCTTTAGGTTCAAGTTTATTGATCGTTGCAGATTCTCTTACTCAGTGTGTTTCAATTTCAAACTTTTATGGGCCTGAACACCTTATTGTTCAAACTAAGAATCCGCGAGAGTTACTGCCTCTTCTAGATAATGCGGGTTCAATTTTCTTAGGGGATTACTCACCTGAATCGGCAGGGGATTATGCATCAGGAACTAATCACGTATTGCCGACTTATGGGTACACACGAACTTATTCTAGTTTAGGATTAGCAGATTTCTCTAAACGAATGACTGTGCAAGAATTAACGGCTGATGGTTTAAAAGGTTTGGCTCCAACGGTTGTCACAATGGCTGAAGCGGAAGGGCTTGATGCTCATAAAAGAGCCGTAACGATTCGAATTGAAAAGCTCGCTCAGTTAGAAGTTAATAAACAAGAAGTGAATCAGTAG
- a CDS encoding porin has protein sequence MKKTLLALAIASISASAFAVDTSSQNSRNEDMFAFDPMHKDQFSVSGSVGVGGYYDTGSKAFYDDWATGLTLAVNYRNNRIVGYFETDLMMNYATKHDVASDVGTAKWVNGIESGPIANVDKAWLGFDTGFGIASFAWANDTALDAIDGAGDNTYEFGASAGDASDGFNVVKFQGSTSGFAYGVSYFETDESHKASDTGVNGYIGIEQEIFNVYAGYETRDSDYDVYTVTGNVQLGAVKLGANFWIEETDNGSNLTDKTNTGYYVSGGYAASEDLTLAAGYAGNTEEIGKTDTDYSYVNVAAMYTLAKNMDMGIDIKQELDSGERDEETHVFAAAYYYF, from the coding sequence ATGAAAAAGACTCTTTTAGCGCTTGCTATCGCAAGTATCTCAGCTTCAGCATTTGCTGTTGATACAAGCAGCCAAAACAGCCGTAACGAAGACATGTTTGCATTTGACCCAATGCACAAAGACCAATTCTCTGTTTCTGGTTCTGTTGGTGTAGGTGGTTACTACGACACTGGTTCTAAAGCATTTTACGATGACTGGGCTACTGGTCTAACACTAGCGGTTAACTACCGTAACAACCGTATCGTAGGTTACTTTGAAACTGACCTAATGATGAACTATGCAACTAAGCACGATGTAGCTTCAGATGTTGGTACAGCTAAATGGGTTAATGGTATCGAATCTGGTCCAATTGCTAACGTTGATAAAGCATGGTTAGGTTTCGATACTGGTTTCGGTATCGCATCTTTTGCATGGGCTAATGATACTGCTCTTGATGCAATCGATGGTGCTGGCGATAACACTTATGAGTTTGGTGCTTCTGCTGGTGATGCATCTGATGGTTTTAACGTAGTTAAATTCCAAGGTTCAACAAGTGGCTTCGCATACGGTGTGTCTTACTTTGAAACTGACGAAAGCCATAAAGCTTCTGATACAGGTGTGAATGGTTACATTGGTATCGAGCAAGAAATCTTCAACGTATACGCTGGTTACGAAACTCGTGATTCTGATTATGACGTATACACTGTAACTGGTAACGTACAGTTAGGTGCTGTAAAGTTAGGTGCTAACTTCTGGATTGAAGAGACTGATAACGGTTCTAACCTAACTGATAAAACAAATACAGGTTATTACGTATCTGGTGGTTATGCTGCATCTGAAGACCTAACTCTTGCAGCTGGTTATGCTGGTAACACAGAAGAGATTGGTAAAACTGATACAGATTACTCTTACGTAAACGTTGCAGCTATGTACACACTAGCTAAAAACATGGACATGGGTATCGATATTAAGCAAGAACTTGATAGTGGTGAGCGTGATGAAGAAACTCACGTATTCGCAGCTGCATACTACTACTTCTAA
- the hisG gene encoding ATP phosphoribosyltransferase translates to MSSQRLRIAIQKKGRLSKECQELFKRCGMKFNISGERLVVHSENMPIDLLLVRDDDIPSLIMDGVVDLGVIGENELEEVRLERKALGEPSSFTTLRRLDFGGCRLSIAIDKDEVYKGPQDLAGKRIATTYPQLLKSFMDEQGIPFSTCILNGSVEVAPRAGLADAIADLVSTGATLEANGLKEAEVIFRSKATLIQREGEFDADKAALINKLLTRMQGCIQAKESKYIMLHAPTDKLDAIKDLLPGAEDPTVLPLSRDGAKVAVHLVSTENLFWETMEQLKALGASSILVLPIEKMME, encoded by the coding sequence ATGTCATCACAACGATTACGCATTGCGATTCAGAAGAAGGGTCGCCTATCTAAAGAGTGCCAAGAATTATTTAAACGCTGCGGCATGAAATTTAACATTTCGGGTGAACGTTTGGTGGTTCATTCTGAAAATATGCCGATTGATCTACTGTTAGTTCGTGATGATGACATCCCAAGTCTAATTATGGACGGGGTAGTTGATTTAGGTGTGATAGGTGAAAATGAATTAGAAGAAGTTCGTTTAGAACGTAAAGCATTAGGTGAACCTTCTTCTTTTACAACTTTACGTCGTTTGGATTTCGGTGGTTGTCGCTTATCTATTGCGATTGACAAAGATGAAGTATACAAGGGTCCACAAGACTTAGCCGGAAAACGTATCGCAACAACCTACCCACAATTACTTAAAAGTTTTATGGATGAGCAAGGTATTCCGTTTTCAACCTGTATTTTAAATGGCTCTGTAGAAGTAGCCCCACGTGCAGGTCTTGCGGATGCGATTGCTGATTTAGTATCGACAGGAGCGACACTTGAAGCGAATGGTCTTAAAGAAGCTGAAGTAATTTTTCGATCAAAAGCGACATTAATTCAACGTGAAGGTGAATTTGATGCAGATAAAGCAGCATTGATTAATAAGTTATTAACTCGTATGCAAGGCTGTATTCAAGCAAAAGAATCAAAATATATTATGTTACACGCACCAACAGATAAGCTTGATGCAATTAAAGATTTGCTTCCGGGAGCGGAAGATCCAACGGTTTTACCTCTGTCACGTGATGGGGCAAAGGTTGCGGTTCATTTAGTAAGCACAGAAAATCTATTCTGGGAAACAATGGAACAGTTAAAAGCACTAGGTGCGAGTTCTATTCTAGTATTGCCAATTGAGAAAATGATGGAGTAG